A region of Bicyclus anynana chromosome 17, ilBicAnyn1.1, whole genome shotgun sequence DNA encodes the following proteins:
- the LOC112045564 gene encoding probable 39S ribosomal protein L23, mitochondrial — protein MSTRWYPLYQRGNPQLRVFLPNFWMKLVRSSVNQLPNVVQFHCSMEMTKHDIKNYLEKIYNIPVVEVKTRIAMGKFRKDVGKGYIVKDDDIKFAYVTLPKTMKFEFPNIFEKKKGDTEDDMKSLDEAKKSFKGFIQRNKDRSDVPSWFTI, from the exons ATGTCTACTCGCTG GTACCCCTTGTATCAGAGAGGAAACCCGCAATTGCGTGTATTTTTGCCCAATTTTTGGATGAAGCTGGTTCGGTCATCAGTGAACCAGCTACCAAACGTAGTTCAGTTTCATTGCTCTATGGAAATGACGAAACATGATATAAAGAACTATTTGGAGAAAATTTACAATATCCCTGTCGTCGAAGTTAAAACAAGAATAGCAATGGGTAAATTTCGAAAGGATGTTGGCAAAGGCTATATTGTTAAGGATGATGATATAAAGTTTGCTTATGTGACTTTG cctAAAACAATGAAGTTTGAATTtcctaatatttttgaaaagaaaaaaggaGACACTGAAGATGACATGAAGTCATTAGATGAAGCAAAGAAATCTTTTAAAGGTTTCATACAAAGAAATAAAGACAGATCAGATGTCCCGAGCTGGTtcactatttaa